A stretch of the Taeniopygia guttata chromosome 3, bTaeGut7.mat, whole genome shotgun sequence genome encodes the following:
- the TDRD15 gene encoding tudor domain-containing protein 15, with amino-acid sequence MESLTPSPDSVDKKLKITHVECHPECLVIMFQAQYNVGCELDYFILQNEIQRVFKVKDDICVGGSCLVEDTEGEWHRGRVLSKKGNICETFLIDTGLVLAVEETCLAAASDKLFQLPPRVVLGVFASVLPLGEKWSPKAINYFSSLVGLQITGHVKAVTPYQLLILEVRKIITDVLELQLGKFIDGDSFCLVVETLRALPQGILCKRMPQLLTQKYPFRELLTLNNSEKPTDFWHIPDQLFPCLPVGSKENVKITGAVSPNKFYCQIQKWQKELERLTGAMHLYYEARVGENTTSCDSFGLLCAAKRQNGQWHRGVIKQLLSDHVEVWFMDFGIIEAVPPSCVWKLKAEFMILPMISFPCTLSCFGSQDETVMEFQLKELTQALIGQSSVCVQVDLYNNTERLYYITLQKQNLGINAEHPENQNETAAPCGSLLETKTRSIALNHKLSPERSNSSKNCSGNKDKKTCLPEWDISFSSHCKRVEMQMNSFYEAFVVHVINPSDFWIQMCIYQNEFHALMKNIACRYSQCRDDEMVLKKPEPGSLCCARYSKDGCYYRGVVTKVFRVNIMVYFLDFGNTDTIPCHHVKTLLPEFSDLPALAVCCSLACTFPVDGVWVKKETDFFKNVVLNKPVLLHVIGKQNNKYVVNVQCHTGFLHGNVATCMVQAGYAEYRLKPPDSVLKAAKKRHNGNRPKCKKEKISAENTSNICKNKVSGNGDILQKEKSLNVLRVPRESVVPSCLGEGAVSKMHKLVCEEKLVYKELVFKPGAVNEVVCSCIFSPAHFSCQLQSKLPELNNLMGQIQTYYKDHTSPYKTGQVACVVKYPKDGRWYRATVVEEVSTNEVDVLFVDYGYQERISLKDVQGVLPDFLTLESQAFRCGLRNVVLQTDSINSSEEVHRRFEDFLSSSRGPLTCTIYAVVLVSPNYLCNVVDLQTPLMSVEEFLRECNLTQPERVGLRNLSSLGSLYSFCYSSFNIKIGSEEEVYITHINSPSEFYCQLNRNSETLEALMKKVSDLSKMSNNANYHGNTRLCIAKYVEDGLFYRALAFPVESTSFLLVDYVDFGNRNMVERDQLMPIPDSATDLLFTPMQAIKFCLSDLRGAEFPAKITTWFVKTFLGKLLKAVILSREPDGKIVVDLYDGQLKVSQKIKEKVLEELAQESRMEQCISNEGAICHMKDNKEINEVNDKDPEILKLKTEVKCQAYYEYYQADTDENFRDEEQTACSTPKLCSGFSKQQTLQASKEQGFRNTVSGLLENGEEPWIGQPASHSLSYSALYSKEITLNALSESQNEIPNCTGQQEKSNKNIPTLISLPQRDIQVNTEVAGYISHMNSPSSFYVHFAEDENLIIKLADDLNESLENRGRENCLNELKVGDLIVAEHDADCFYYRAVIKTLKSGNSYEVEFIDYGNAAVVSLSKICRIPEKFLTLPRFSVHCFLSSVKSVPGESWTKESAAYFARTVIDKPVACKFLQQHGEKWEIDVICGGESLSSSLLHKIDSIKCNSTWVFSLENKPKQKGNPQRSKNSLGGRNKIKAAGMKNTSVKPLSHFHQVLNSGQVEAAEVVSISNNGDFYIQLLKNLQILHELNVMLDKEAQRGDSLRVDDIEQGLECITQSERNLKWNRSKVIKKFVREKLMLVFFTDYGMCEMVSLNNAKMLSDEIKSIPKQAVHCRWICYKNLKKIHLDHVVNALLDCEIRILFLRYLKSSDIWEVDILVGEFTLQEYLNQLLSHCWTVAGPEKCSNTNCKEFDTSFKINSVMWMLLRTGRTYPGCATAVTDPSNFSIQFEIFFDCMQNLSLLLCDLPDNLPALPEELVIPGASCLIEFGQEAEWYRAEISEVTGQSVVLTFIDYGFLRTIPYSDIHKLKVVPESLLHLPRLAHSCSLHDTVPGKGDRWSEEAILLFQQLLHKPGLIFHFIHYGSEMKLEVNVLCGDSSLSDALIAAGHAVCSHSRCCPIAIDGL; translated from the coding sequence ATGGAATCTCTGACTCCTTCACCAGACTCAGTAGATAAGAAATTGAAGATAACGCATGTAGAATGCCATCCTGAGTGCTTGGTTATAATGTTCCAGGCTCAATACAATGTAGGATGTGAGCTTGACTATTTCATACTACAAAATGAAATACAGCGTGTGTTCAAAGTAAAAGATGATATCTGTGTTGGTGGATCTTGCTTGGTGGAAGACACAGAAGGAGAATGGCATAGAGGAAGAGTTCTGAGCAAGAAAGGGAATATCTGTGAGACATTTCTTATAGACACTGGGCTTGTGTTGGCTGTTGAAGAAACATGTCTTGCTGCTGCTAGTGATAAATTGTTTCAGCTGCCTCCAAGAgtggttttgggtgtttttgcaAGCGTACTTCCTCTTGGAGAAAAATGGAGTCCAAAAGCCATTAACTATTTTTCGTCTCTGGTAGGATTACAGATCACTGGTCATGTGAAGGCTGTTACACCATATCAGCTGTTGATTCTAGAAGTGCGTAAGATTATTACTGATGTACTTGAGCTGCAGCTAGGTAAATTTATTGATGGAGATTCATTTTGTCTTGTTGTAGAGACTTTAAGAGCATTGCCCCAAGGAATACTTTGTAAGAGAATGCCACAACTGTTGACACAGAAGTATCCATTCAGGGAGTTACTTACCTTAAATAATTCTGAGAAACCAACAGATTTTTGGCACATTCCAGATCAGCTCTTTCCATGTCTACCTGTTGGTagtaaagaaaatgtaaaaataactgGTGCAGTAAGCCCAAATAAATTTTATTGTCAGATACAGAAATGGCAGAAAGAGCTGGAACGTTTGACAGGAGCTATGCATTTGTACTATGAAGCTCGTGTTGGAGAAAATACCACATCTTGTGATAGTTTCggactgctctgtgctgctaaGAGGCAAAATGGACAGTGGCATAGAGGAGTGATAAAACAACTTCTCTCTGACCACGTGGAGGTCTGGTTTATGGATTTTGGCATTATTGAAGCTGTGCCACCTAGTTGTGTTTGGAAACTGAAAGCTGAGTTCATGATACTACCAATGATTTCATTTCCATGTACACTGTCTTGTTTTGGTAGTCAGGATGAAACAGTAATGGAATTTCAGCTCAAGGAACTTACACAAGCCTTAATAGGACAATCTTCTGTGTGTGTCCAAGTTGATTTATACAATAATACTGAACGCTTGTATTATATAACACTGCAGAAACAAAATCTTGGAATTAATGCTGAGCATCCAGAAAACCAGAATGAGACAGCTGCACCATGTGGCTCACTTTTGGAAACAAAAACCAGAAGTATTGCACTAAACCACAAACTAAGTCCTGAGAGAAGCAATTCATCTAAGAATTGCTCTGgaaacaaagataaaaaaaccTGCTTACCTGAATGGgacatttctttttccagccACTGCAAGAGAGTAGAGATGCAGATGAACTCTTTTTATGAAGCTTTTGTAGTACATGTCATAAATCCATCTGACTTTTGGATTCAAATGTGTATATACCAGAATGAGTTTCATGCCTTGATGAAAAATATTGCCTGCAGATACAGTCAGTGTAGAGATGATGAGATGGTCCTTAAAAAGCCAGAACCTGGGTCGCTGTGCTGTGCCCGGTATAGCAAGGATGGGTGTTATTACCGGGGTGTTGTCACAAAAGTGTTTCGTGTTAACATTATGGTTTACTTTTTGGATTTTGGAAATACAGATACTATACCTTGTCACCATGTGAAAACGTTGCTTCCCGAGTTTTCTGATTTACCAGCTTTAGCTGTGTGTTGTTCCCTTGCTTGTACATTTCCTGTTGATGGTGTATGggttaaaaaagaaactgatttctttaaaaatgtggtGTTGAACAAACCAGTGCTACTTCATGTAAttggaaagcaaaacaacaagTACGTTGTTAATGTGCAGTGTCATACTGGTTTCCTGCATGGAAATGTGGCCACGTGTATGGTTCAAGCTGGTTATGCTGAATATCGGCTAAAGCCACCGGATTCTGTTCTAAAGGCAGCAAAAAAGCGGCACAACGGGAATCGCCCCaaatgtaaaaaagaaaaaatcagtgCAGAGAACACCAgtaatatttgcaaaaacaAAGTGTCTGGAAATGGAGACATacttcagaaggaaaaatcaTTAAATGTGCTGCGAGTGCCTAGAGAATCTGTTGTGCCATCCTGTTTAGGAGAAGGTGCTGTCTCTAAAATGCATAAATTAGTATGTGAAGAAAAATTAGTTTATAAGGAGCTTGTGTTTAAACCAGgagctgttaatgaggtggtGTGttcttgcattttttccccagcacaTTTTTCATGTCAACTACAAAGCAAGCTGCCAGAGCTAAATAACTTGATGGGACAAATTCAGACATACTATAAAGATCATACTAGTCCCTACAAAACTGGACAGGTTGCCTGTGTTGTTAAGTATCCCAAAGATGGGAGGTGGTATAGAGCAACTGTTGTGGAGGAGGTATCTACAAATGAAGTTGATGTGCTTTTTGTAGACTATGGTTATCAGGAAAGAATTTCACTTAAAGATGTACAGGGTGTTCTTCCAGATTTCCTAACTCTAGAGAGTCAAGCATTTAGATGTGGCCTTAGAAATGTAGTTTTACAGACTGACTCAATTAATTCGTCTGAAGAAGTACATAGACGATTTGAAgacttcctttcttcttctagAGGACCACTGACTTGTACCATTTATGCTGTTGTTCTTGTGAGCCCCAACTATTTATGCAATGTAGTTGACTTACAGACTCCACTTATGAGTGTAGAGGAATTCCTCAGAGAATGTAATCTCACCCAGCCTGAACGTGTTGGATTGAGAAACCTTTCATCTTTGGGTTCTCTGTACAGTTTTTGCTATTCatcttttaatataaaaattggAAGTGAGGAGGAAGTTTATATAACTCACATAAACAGTCCTTCAGAATTCTATTGTCAGCTTAACCGCAACTCTGAAACTCTTGAGGCATTGATGAAGAAGGTTAGTGACTTAAGTAAAATGTCAAATAATGCAAATTATCATGGCAATACGCGACTGTGTATAGCCAAATATGTGGAAGATGGTCTCTTTTACAGAGCTTTGGCTTTTCCTGTGGAGTCAACATCCTTTCTGTTGGTTGACTATGTGGATTTTGGAAATAGGAATATGGTGGAGAGAGACCAGTTGATGCCTATTCCAGATTCTGCCACTGACCTACTATTCACACCCATGCAAGCTATTAAATTCTGTCTGTCAGATCTTAGGGGGGCAGAATTTCCAGCAAAAATTACTACATGGTTTGTGAAAACATTCCTTGGTAAACTGCTGAAGGCTGTAATTTTATCCAGAGAACCAGATGGAAAGATTGTTGTGGACTTGTATGATGGACAGCTCAAAGTAAgtcagaaaattaaagaaaaggtATTGGAAGAGTTGGCACAGGAAAGCCGTATGGAACAATGTATAAGTAATGAAGGAGCGATATGTCACATGAAAGAtaacaaagaaattaatgaagTCAATGATAAAGATCCTGAAATACTTAAATTGAAAACTGAAGTGAAATGCCAAGCCTATTATGAGTATTACCAGGCAGATACTGATGAGAATTTCAGAGATGAAGAGCAAACTGCATGTAGCACACCGAAGTTGTGTAGTGGATTCTCAAAACAGCAAACTTTACAGGCCAGCAAAGAGCAAGGTTTTAGAAATACTGTCAGTGGTCTTCTGGAGAATGGAGAGGAACCTTGGATTGGACAACCTGCTTCTCACTCCCTCTCTTATTCTGCTTTATACTCAAAGGAAATAACTCTGAATGCGCTCTCTGAATCTCAGAATGAAATACCAAATTGTACAGGTCAACAGgaaaagagtaataaaaatatacCAACATTAATCAGTCTTCCTCAACGTGATATCCAGGTGAATACTGAAGTAGCAGGTTATATTTCTCACATGAATAGTCCATCAAGTTTCTATGTTCACTTTGCGGAGGATGAAAACTTAATAATAAAACTAGCAGACGATTTAAATGAGAGCTTGGAGAATAGAGGTCGGGAAAATTGCTTAAATGAACTCAAGGTAGGGGATCTCATTGTTGCAGAGCACGATGCTGATTGTTTTTACTATAGAGCAGTTATTAAAACTCTAAAATCAGGAAACTCCTATGAGGTAGAATTTATTGACTATGGTAATGCTGCAGTTGTAAGTTTGTCAAAAATCTGCAGGAttccagaaaagttcttaaCTCTGCCAAGGTTTAGTGTTCATTGTTTCCTTAGCAGTGTAAAAAGTGTTCCTGGTGAAAGCTGGACTAAAGAAAGTGCTGCATATTTTGCAAGAACAGTAATTGACAAGCCAGTAGCTTGCAAGTTCTTACAGCaacatggagaaaaatgggaaatagaTGTAATTTGTGGTGGAGAGTCATTGTCCAGCAGCCTTTTGCATAAAATAGACAGCATAAAGTGTAATAGCACATGGgtattttctttggaaaataagCCTAAACAAAAGGGTAATCCTCAAAGGTCTAAGAATAGTTTAGGTGGCCGAAATAAAATCAAAGCTGCTGGaatgaaaaatacttctgtaaAACCCTTAAGTCACTTTCATCAGGTTTTAAATTCTGGACAAGTAGAAGCAGCAGAAGTAGTTAGTATTTCAAATAATGGAGATTTTTACATACAGTTACTTAAAAATCTGCAAATACTACATGAGTTAAATGTAATGCTTGACAAAGAAGCACAAAGAGGTGATTCGCTTAGAGTGGATGACATTGAACAGGGACTGGAATGCATTACACAATCTGAAAGGAACTTAAAATGGAATCGATCAAAAGTAATAAAGAAATTTGTCAGGGAAAAGTTAATGCTAGTTTTTTTCACGGATTATGGCATGTGTGAGATGGTGTCCTTAAATAATGCAAAGATGCTCAGTGATGAGATTAAAAGTATTCCTAAACAAGCTGTTCATTGTAGGTGGATTTGTTataaaaacctgaagaaaattCACTTAGACCATGTAGTAAATGCACTTCTAGATTGTGAAATAAGGATCTTGTTTTTGAGATATTTGAAATCATCTGATATCTGGGAGGTAGATATTTTAGTAGGGGAATTTACACTTCAGGAGTATTTGAATCAGCTCTTAAGTCATTGTTGGACAGTTGCTGGACCAGAAAAATGTAGTAATACAAACTGTAAGGAGTTTGATACGTCATTCAAGATAAATTCAGTCATGTGGATGCTGCTGCGTACTGGCAGAACATATCCTGGGTGTGCAACTGCAGTCACTGATCCTTCAAACTTCAGCATCCAGTTTGAAATCTTCTTTGATTGCATGCAAAACTTGTCCTTGCTGCTCTGTGACCTTCCTGACAACTTGCCAGCTCTGCCAGAAGAACTCGTGATTCCTGGTGCTAGCTGCTTGATCGAGTTTGGGCAGGAAGCAGAGTGGTACAGGGCAGAAATTAGTGAAGTAACAGGTCAGTCTGTTGTTCTTACATTTATTGATTATGGCTTTCTGAGGACCATACCTTATTCTGATATCCATAAGCTTAAAGTTGTTCCAGAAAGTCTGTTACACTTGCCACGCTTGGCACACTCTTGCTCTTTGCATGATACAGTTCCTGGCAAGGGGGATCGCTGGAGTGAGGAAGCTATACTTTTGTTTCAGCAGCTTCTTCATAAACCAGGtctaatatttcattttatccACTATGGCTCTGAAATGAAGTTAGAGGTGAATGTTTTGTGTGGGGATAGCAGTCTATCTGATGCCTTAATTGCTGCAGGCCATGCAGTCTGCTCTCACAGTAGGTGCTGTCCCATTGCAATTGACGGACtctaa